One segment of Apus apus isolate bApuApu2 chromosome 1, bApuApu2.pri.cur, whole genome shotgun sequence DNA contains the following:
- the GOLT1B gene encoding vesicle transport protein GOT1B isoform X1, with translation MISLSDTQKIGMGLTGFGVFFLFFGMILFFDKALLAIGNVLFVAGLSFVIGLERTFRFFFQKHKMKATGFFLGGVLIVLIGWPLVGMILEIYGFFLLFRGFFPVVVGFIRRVPVLGYLLNLPGISSLVDKVGESNNMV, from the exons ATGATCTCCCTCTCGGACACCCAGA agaTTGGAATGGGACTAACAGGCTTTggagtgtttttccttttctttggaaTGATACTTTTCTTTGACAAAGCTCTTTTGGCCATTGGAAAT gTTTTATTTGTGGCTGGCTTGTCTTTTGTTATTGGTTTAGAAAGGACATTTAGATTCTTCTTTcaaaaacacaaaatgaaagctACAGGCTTTTTCCTGGGTGGTGTCCTCATAGTTCTCATTGGTTGGCCTTTAGTAGGAATGATCCTTGAAATTTATGGGTTCTTCCTATTATTCAG GGGGTTCTTTCCTGTGGTGGTTGGCTTTATTAGAAGAGTTCCAGTTCTTGGATATCTCTTGAATTTACCTGGTATAAGCTCG CTTGTAGATAAAGTTGGAGAAAGCAACAACATGGTATAA
- the GOLT1B gene encoding vesicle transport protein GOT1B isoform X2 yields MISLSDTQKIGMGLTGFGVFFLFFGMILFFDKALLAIGNVLFVAGLSFVIGLERTFRFFFQKHKMKATGFFLGGVLIVLIGWPLVGMILEIYGFFLLFRGFFPVVVGFIRRVPVLGYLLNLPGISSPT; encoded by the exons ATGATCTCCCTCTCGGACACCCAGA agaTTGGAATGGGACTAACAGGCTTTggagtgtttttccttttctttggaaTGATACTTTTCTTTGACAAAGCTCTTTTGGCCATTGGAAAT gTTTTATTTGTGGCTGGCTTGTCTTTTGTTATTGGTTTAGAAAGGACATTTAGATTCTTCTTTcaaaaacacaaaatgaaagctACAGGCTTTTTCCTGGGTGGTGTCCTCATAGTTCTCATTGGTTGGCCTTTAGTAGGAATGATCCTTGAAATTTATGGGTTCTTCCTATTATTCAG GGGGTTCTTTCCTGTGGTGGTTGGCTTTATTAGAAGAGTTCCAGTTCTTGGATATCTCTTGAATTTACCTGGTATAAGCTCG CCTACGTAG